The following are encoded in a window of Amaranthus tricolor cultivar Red isolate AtriRed21 chromosome 2, ASM2621246v1, whole genome shotgun sequence genomic DNA:
- the LOC130803691 gene encoding NAC domain-containing protein 71-like, with the protein MAPVSLPPGFRFHPTDEELVAYYLDRKITGRKIDLEIIPEIDLYKCEPWDLPDKSFLPGKDLEWYFFSPRDRKYPNGSRTNRATKTGYWKATGKDRLVQSQKIEIGMKKTLVYYKGRAPHGIRTNWIMHEYRLLQSLKDSYALCRVFKKSMQNNPRMKVAMGDIMIPDNECTDEEQQVDDDINTNNGFENSQINREINQYEVNLLRHNNERIRCNKLPSEASSELTNQEATPTGSAVSTDQDQQTPLFAATDEANSSAHFYPFDFDYSSNLIQDMQMADNCFNYLPPLTMDDYFPQMNLSETTITKSIDHHQQSNLGCDKFKDYVKGAVMFEDIFDLCSTRGTSINLPLAD; encoded by the exons ATGGCACCAGTAAGTCTACCTCCAGGATTCAGGTTTCACCCTACAGATGAAGAATTAGTTGCTTATTACCTAGATAGAAAGATCACTGGCCGTAAAATCGACCTCGAAATCATTCCTGAAATCGATCTTTATAAGTGTGAGCCTTGGGATTTACCAG atAAGTCGTTTTTGCCGGGGAAGGATTTGGAGTGGTACTTCTTCAGTCCAAGAGATAGGAAGTATCCAAACGGATCAAGGACAAATAGGGCTACTAAGACAGGATATTGGAAGGCAACAGGTAAAGATAGATTAGTACAATCTCAGAAGATAGAAATAGGGATGAAGAAGACATTGGTTTATTACAAAGGAAGAGCTCCTCATGGAATTAGGACTAATTGGATTATGCATGAGTATCGTCTTCTTCAATCTCTTAAG gATTCCTACGCACTTTGCCGTGTTTTTAAGAAGTCAATGCAAAATAATCCACGGATGAAAGTAGCAATGGGCGACATTATGATTCCAGATAATGAATGTACAGACGAAGAGCAACAAGTAGATGATGatataaatacaaataatggctttgaaaattctcaAATAAATAGGGAAATTAATCAATATGAAGTGAACTTATTAAGACATAATAATGAAAGAATTAGGTGCAATAAGTTACCGTCAGAGGCTTCTTCGGAGCTTACTAATCAAGAAGCAACACCTACAGGAAGTGCTGTAAGCACTGATCAAGACCAACAAACCCCATTGTTTGCTGCCACAGATGAAGCCAATAGTTCAGCCCATTTCTACCCATTTGATTTTGACTACTCGTCAAATCTAATCCAG GATATGCAAATGGCTGataattgttttaattatttgcCACCATTGACAATGGACGATTATTTTCCACAAATGAATTTATCGGAGACAACAATAACGAAGTCTATAGATCATCATCAACAGAGCAATTTGGGGTGTGACAAATTCAAGGATTATGTGAAAGGAGCAGTCATGTTTGAAGATATATTTGATCTTTGCTCAACCCGTGGGACTTCTATAAATCTTCCTCTAGCAGACtaa